From a region of the Bremerella alba genome:
- a CDS encoding molybdate metabolism regulator, giving the protein MTEHDPFNEPETAHPRARELMREPLFWDCVDEGAPFGSDEGSDAYYEWRNWRSENPDAPLTTCFNWILDGNLNNYNETLASNAQVETDLANPDDAFLSDHFDIFTLDTTIIATGLGQLMDEGKIDNDAKPFIRVAIKRQRNPKAGQYDSMTLDAIARVVDES; this is encoded by the coding sequence ATGACTGAACACGACCCCTTCAACGAACCTGAAACCGCGCATCCTCGCGCACGGGAACTGATGCGCGAGCCGTTGTTCTGGGACTGCGTCGACGAGGGTGCGCCGTTTGGGAGCGACGAAGGCAGCGATGCCTACTACGAATGGCGAAATTGGCGATCCGAGAATCCGGATGCCCCTCTAACCACTTGCTTCAATTGGATTCTCGATGGCAATCTCAATAATTACAACGAAACGCTAGCATCGAATGCGCAGGTCGAGACTGACTTGGCTAATCCTGACGACGCGTTTCTCAGCGACCACTTCGACATCTTCACATTGGACACGACAATCATCGCAACTGGCCTTGGACAATTGATGGACGAGGGGAAGATCGACAACGATGCAAAACCATTCATTCGCGTAGCAATCAAACGCCAACGCAATCCAAAGGCCGGGCAATACGATTCAATGACGCTTGATGCCATTGCTCGTGTCGTGGACGAATCATGA
- the surE gene encoding 5'/3'-nucleotidase SurE produces the protein MKILLANDDGIYAPGLAAMEKALRAIGDVTVIAPATEQSGVGHSITFLTPLVCKEIYDGDRRRGYAVEGSPADCVKLGVVELMDERPDLIVSGINGGLNAGINVLYSGTVGAAIEGAFFGITSIAVSLEWDEHAQFDRAAEMARQVIAQILERKSDSPRLYNLNIPTPATKLPPGEAELKIVPMGVMRYGEHFVKRKDPRNRDYYWATGDPRPEHGEEETDLSALEKGYLTLTPLHFDMTERAQIDEMKPWNLKVLD, from the coding sequence ATGAAAATTCTTTTGGCGAATGACGATGGCATTTACGCTCCTGGTTTGGCGGCGATGGAAAAGGCGTTGCGGGCCATTGGGGACGTGACGGTGATTGCTCCGGCGACCGAGCAGAGCGGGGTAGGGCACTCGATTACGTTTCTGACGCCGCTGGTTTGCAAAGAGATCTACGATGGCGATCGACGGCGAGGTTATGCCGTGGAAGGGAGCCCTGCTGACTGCGTGAAGTTGGGCGTGGTCGAACTGATGGACGAGCGGCCAGATTTGATTGTCAGCGGGATTAACGGCGGGCTGAACGCTGGGATCAACGTGCTGTATTCCGGGACCGTCGGCGCGGCGATTGAAGGGGCCTTCTTCGGGATCACCAGCATTGCCGTTTCGCTGGAATGGGACGAGCATGCCCAGTTTGATCGGGCGGCGGAAATGGCTCGACAGGTCATCGCCCAGATCCTTGAGCGCAAATCGGACTCTCCCAGGCTGTACAACCTGAACATTCCCACCCCCGCCACGAAGCTACCTCCGGGGGAGGCCGAGTTGAAGATTGTGCCGATGGGTGTGATGCGTTACGGCGAGCACTTCGTCAAGCGGAAGGATCCCCGAAACCGGGACTATTACTGGGCTACCGGCGATCCACGGCCAGAACATGGCGAAGAAGAAACCGATCTCTCGGCGCTGGAAAAAGGGTATCTGACCCTCACACCACTGCACTTTGATATGACCGAACGTGCGCAAATCGACGAAATGAAACCTTGGAATCTGAAAGTCCTTGACTAG
- a CDS encoding tyrosine-type recombinase/integrase — MTAHPLRHSLATHLIEAGYDIRTVQKLLGHSGVRTTTIYTHVLNQGGRGVLSPADFDSLDSE; from the coding sequence GTGACGGCTCATCCACTGCGTCACTCGCTGGCAACCCATCTGATCGAGGCGGGCTATGACATCCGCACGGTACAAAAACTCCTTGGTCACAGTGGCGTTAGGACGACGACGATTTATACTCATGTCTTGAACCAGGGAGGCCGCGGCGTCCTCAGCCCGGCTGATTTCGACAGCCTGGATTCCGAATAA
- a CDS encoding DUF2185 domain-containing protein: MKPPHALNTAVIVCGHVAHEGLPILCALLGDPDDPDSEEDTSWQFLCDTGQDEAIEYAQVWALSNVLKREPTLRPWMNVPVGTRLVRESATAPWRIAED, from the coding sequence ATGAAACCACCACACGCCCTCAATACCGCAGTCATCGTCTGCGGGCACGTCGCCCACGAGGGGCTGCCCATCCTATGTGCTTTGCTCGGTGACCCTGACGACCCCGATTCCGAGGAAGACACCAGCTGGCAGTTTCTATGCGATACCGGCCAAGACGAAGCAATCGAATACGCCCAGGTTTGGGCCCTGAGCAACGTCCTGAAACGAGAACCAACACTTCGCCCCTGGATGAATGTCCCCGTCGGCACACGCCTAGTACGCGAATCGGCTACGGCACCATGGCGGATTGCGGAAGATTAG